A portion of the Oncorhynchus clarkii lewisi isolate Uvic-CL-2024 chromosome 27, UVic_Ocla_1.0, whole genome shotgun sequence genome contains these proteins:
- the LOC139386341 gene encoding oocyte zinc finger protein XlCOF6-like: protein MSILQGQIGSILEIMVSATVTEISKVFEGSASSEVPTTGENASETPNEQLTQLTSFMEILAKEAVDKIYQLFNECSSVLHLEVSRSQTENEDLKKRLDAVETELRTVLEGSGGRENTSANGCCSEVKVIHQLKGTQPGFCAGDAEVKRSPILHLWKGRLPSTVNQHPNMEDTIESVVIKEEGLEEYLYNSTSDPSHFLESQAQEVSDPENPTADPKDKGGDTGPKRLRKPKITGARRAKPKKENHLSCKHCRKTFSKLIQLKAHQAIHAAAEKPFICQQCGRGFSFKRSLDAHQLLHTGERPHTCGECGKAFTLKQLLKNHQRLHAGLRPFRCDECGKSFNRAHGLKMHQIVHTGERKYKCEICKKSFSIPGNLHRHQRIHTGEKPFRCDTCGKSFNQADTLKGHQRIHTGERPFTCETCGKCFIQRSALKMHQRTHAGESAFLCVVCGTVLACVNSLKTHLQTHTAEMPCMCSVCGSSLSSLTHLKSHQQLHTMEKPHSCGLCNKSFKSVSYLNIHMKTHTGERPFTCDVCGRMFTQHSSLKTHQAVHTGEKPFSCETCGKCFSNTGNLNRHQRIHTGEKPFSCDLCGRSFNQGNSLKAHKQIHTGEKLYMCDKCGKSFSYLRNLKDHKCYYI, encoded by the exons ATGTCAATTTTGCAAGGACAGATTGGATCCATTTTGGAGATAATGGTCAGCGCGACTGTTACAGAAATTAGCAAAGTTTTCGAGGGTTCTGCCTCGTCTGAAGTGCCAACAACGGGAGAGAACGCGAGTGAAACCCCAAATGAACAG TTGACCCAGTTGACCTCTTTCATGGAGATACTGGCTAAGGAGGCTGTGGACAAAATCTACCAGCTATTCAACGAGTGCTCCTCTGTTCTGCATCTGGAAGTGTCTCGGAGTCAAACTGAGAATGAGGACTTGAAGAAGAGGCTAGACGCGGTTGAGACCGAACTGAGGACTGTTTTAGAAGGGAGTGGAGGACGAGAGAACACATCAGCCAATGGCTGCTGCAGTGAAGTCAAGGTCATCCACCAGTTAAAAGGCACACAACCAG GCTTTTGCGCTGGTGATGCAGAAGTGAAACGCTCCCCCATCCTCCACCTGTGGAAAGGGAGACTTCCCTCAACTGTAAACCAG cACCCCAACATGGAGGACACGATCGAGTCAGTTGTTATCAAAGAAGAAGGGTTGGAAGAGTACCTGTACAACAGCACATCAGACCCAAGTCATTTTTTAGAGAGCCAGGCCCAGGAGGTGAGTGACCCAGAGAACCCTACAGCGGACCCAAAGGACAAAGGTGGCGACACAGGGCCAAAGCGTTTGAGAAAGCCAAAGATCACAGGGGCTCGTCGGGCAAAGCCCAAAAAAGAGAACCACCTTAGCTGCAAGCACTGCAGGAAGACATTCAGCAAACTGATCCAGCTGAAAGCTCACCAGGCGATCCATGCAGCAGCGGAGAAACCTTTTATCTGCCAGCAGTGCGGCAGAGGTTTTTCCTTTAAACGCAGCTTGGATGCACACCAGCTgcttcacacaggagagagaccgcACACATGTGGCGAGTGTGGTAAAGCTTTCACCCTAAAGCAGCTACTCAAGAATCACCAGAGACTCCATGCAGGGTTGAGACCGTTCCGCTGTGACGAATGTGGCAAGAGCTTTAACCGGGCCCACGGTCTCAAGATGCACCAGATCGTCCACACGGGAGAGAGGAAGTACAAGTGTGAGATCTGCAAGAAGAGTTTCAGCATACCAGGAAATCTCCACAGGCACCAGCGTATACACACCGGTGAGAAACCGTTCCGTTGCGATACGTGCGGGAAAAGCTTCAACCAGGCAGACACTCTGAAAGGCCACCAGCggatccacacaggagagaggccaTTTACCTGTGAGACGTGCGGGAAATGTTTCATTCAAAGAAGTGCTCTGAAAATGCACCAAAGAACCCACGCAGGAGAGAGCGCCTTCCTCTGTGTGGTGTGCGGGACAGTCCTGGCTTGCGTCAACTCCCTCAAGACACACCTTCAGACTCACACAGCAGAGATGCCTTGTATGTGCTCAGTGTGCGGTAGTAGTCTCAGTTCTCTCACTCACCTCAAATCGCACCAGCAACTCCACACTATGGAGAAGCCGCACAGCTGTGGCCTATGCAACAAGAGCTTCAAGTCGGTCAGCTACCTGAACATACACATGAAAACTCACACTGGGGAGAGACCGTTCACCTGTGACGTGTGTGGAAGGATGTTCACTCAACACAGCAGCCTGAAAACCCACCAGGCGGTCCATACTGGGGAGAAGCCTTTCAGCTGTGAAACGTGTGGGAAATGTTTCAGCAACACTGGGAACCTCAACAGGCACCAGCggatacacactggagagaagccttttaGCTGTGACCTCTGTGGGAGGAGCTTCAACCAGGGCAACAGCCTCAAAGCCCACAAAcaaatccacacaggagagaaactttACATGTGCGACAAATGCGGGAAGAGTTTTTCCTACCTGAGGAATCTGAAAGATCACAAGTGTTACTATATCTAA